In Aeromicrobium marinum DSM 15272, one genomic interval encodes:
- a CDS encoding ABC transporter family substrate-binding protein yields MLHPSSPVDPRSAGLARVRRRRPGRLAVAVLLGLVLAACSGDPAPVVQPRETVRDGGTLRLAVPALPGSFNPYRAEPFSAVGDLLGPATGSAVQVQPDGSWEVDPLYAESVEIVGDAPLSVAVRLNPDGVWSDGSPIDAADMQAFVAAQQGAAGQQTTVDGWGVVTEVQAGEDPWSYTVVFAETTADWPAFVYPGLPAEATAPDVYNGFVDAAPPGNGPFVVDTIDRESGTVELVRNPQWWGPEPRLDAVTFTAASSTDRAEAFEAGDLDAVTVDEGTVRAVAEGDDARLLQAPSTDWSQLTLNAARGPLSVPEVRRAVALAVDRDGIVADTGAALDTEAEAVGSVLLLPGQRGYRDTAEAALPHDPAEARRLLEAAGYTRDAAGLAVGGDGVPLTLTMPVPAGTDPNLRRTRRIADDLADVGITVDVVEVPAEEFFATVVVPLAFDLVTFLWDGEAFGLTSATARYAPVDAKENFTGQADPTVADLGARLRLTLDPAARDDLVAQFDAAVFAAGATVPLAVEPQVLAVAEDVVNLEPRQFGGADWTSVGFRG; encoded by the coding sequence ATGCTCCACCCCAGCAGCCCGGTCGACCCCAGGTCGGCCGGGCTCGCTCGTGTGCGGCGGCGCCGACCCGGTCGCCTCGCGGTCGCCGTGCTGCTCGGCCTGGTGCTGGCGGCCTGTTCCGGGGACCCCGCCCCCGTCGTGCAGCCGCGGGAGACCGTGCGCGACGGAGGGACGCTGCGGCTGGCCGTGCCGGCGCTGCCCGGCAGCTTCAACCCGTACCGTGCCGAGCCCTTCTCGGCCGTCGGTGACCTGCTGGGTCCGGCCACGGGCAGCGCCGTCCAGGTGCAGCCCGACGGGTCCTGGGAGGTCGACCCGCTCTACGCGGAGTCGGTCGAGATCGTCGGCGACGCTCCCCTGAGCGTGGCCGTCCGGCTCAACCCCGACGGCGTGTGGTCCGACGGCAGCCCCATCGACGCGGCCGACATGCAGGCCTTCGTCGCCGCCCAGCAGGGAGCGGCAGGGCAACAGACCACGGTCGACGGGTGGGGTGTGGTGACCGAGGTGCAGGCCGGGGAGGACCCCTGGTCCTACACCGTCGTCTTCGCCGAGACCACCGCGGACTGGCCGGCCTTCGTGTACCCCGGACTGCCGGCCGAGGCCACCGCACCCGACGTCTACAACGGGTTCGTCGACGCCGCGCCGCCCGGCAACGGGCCGTTCGTCGTCGACACGATCGACCGCGAGAGCGGCACGGTGGAGCTCGTCCGCAACCCGCAGTGGTGGGGCCCCGAGCCGCGGCTCGACGCCGTCACCTTCACGGCCGCCTCGTCCACCGACCGGGCCGAGGCCTTCGAGGCCGGTGACCTCGACGCCGTGACGGTCGACGAGGGCACGGTGCGCGCGGTCGCCGAGGGCGACGACGCCCGGCTGCTGCAGGCGCCGAGCACGGACTGGAGCCAGCTGACGCTGAATGCCGCCCGCGGTCCGCTCTCCGTGCCCGAGGTGCGTCGGGCGGTCGCCCTCGCGGTCGACCGCGACGGCATCGTCGCCGACACCGGAGCAGCTCTCGACACCGAGGCCGAGGCGGTCGGCAGCGTGCTGCTGCTGCCCGGTCAGCGTGGATACCGCGACACGGCCGAGGCAGCCCTGCCGCACGACCCGGCCGAGGCGCGGCGGCTGCTCGAGGCGGCCGGCTACACCCGTGACGCCGCGGGTCTGGCCGTCGGCGGCGACGGCGTCCCCCTCACCCTCACGATGCCGGTCCCGGCCGGCACCGACCCCAACCTGCGGCGCACCCGCCGGATCGCCGACGACCTCGCGGACGTCGGCATCACGGTCGACGTCGTCGAGGTGCCGGCGGAGGAGTTCTTCGCCACCGTCGTCGTGCCGCTGGCGTTCGACCTCGTGACCTTCCTCTGGGACGGCGAGGCGTTCGGCCTGACCTCGGCCACCGCGCGCTACGCGCCGGTCGACGCCAAGGAGAACTTCACCGGGCAGGCCGACCCCACCGTGGCCGACCTCGGCGCCCGGCTCCGCCTCACGCTCGACCCGGCGGCTCGCGACGACCTCGTCGCCCAGTTCGACGCTGCGGTCTTCGCCGCCGGGGCCACCGTGCCGCTCGCGGTCGAGCCGCAGGTGCTGGCGGTCGCCGAGGACGTCGTCAACCTGGAGCCGCGACAGTTCGGCGGTGCCGACTGGACGTCGGTCGGCTTCCGCGGCTAG
- a CDS encoding ABC transporter substrate-binding protein, producing MRIVSLLPSATEIVYALGLEDQLVGVTFECDEPARARHDHTVVVSGRDTSTMSVADIDAYVRDRMAAGEDLYTLDEGAMSRLDPDLILTQDLCRVCAVPTGQVDAALDHLGCRAEVVTLDPMRLSEVLDCVTLVGERAGVPDRARTVVSDLQGRLDAVAAAVDTAPRRRVAVVEWTDPLYTGGHWIPDQIEAAGAVSVAGHRGTASGPTPWDHLQSASPEVVFVAPCGYGLDAAAAQAGTVVDRLPGVEVWAVDGNAVVVRPGPRLVDGVEAMAAALHPDRCGDHPAARFVRRIA from the coding sequence GTGCGGATCGTCTCCCTCCTGCCCTCGGCCACCGAGATCGTCTACGCCCTCGGTCTGGAGGACCAGCTGGTCGGCGTGACCTTCGAGTGCGACGAGCCGGCCCGGGCCCGCCACGACCACACCGTCGTGGTGAGTGGTCGCGACACGTCCACGATGTCGGTGGCCGACATCGATGCCTACGTCCGGGACCGGATGGCGGCCGGTGAGGACCTCTACACCCTGGACGAGGGGGCGATGAGCCGGCTGGACCCCGACCTGATCCTCACCCAGGACCTGTGTCGCGTGTGTGCCGTGCCGACCGGTCAGGTCGACGCCGCGCTCGACCACCTGGGCTGCCGGGCCGAGGTCGTCACGCTGGACCCGATGCGTCTGTCCGAGGTCCTCGACTGCGTCACCCTCGTGGGGGAACGGGCCGGCGTCCCCGACCGTGCCCGCACCGTCGTCAGTGACCTGCAGGGCCGGCTGGACGCGGTCGCCGCCGCGGTCGACACCGCACCCCGGCGCCGGGTCGCGGTCGTGGAGTGGACCGATCCGCTCTACACCGGTGGGCACTGGATCCCCGACCAGATCGAGGCGGCCGGGGCGGTCAGCGTCGCCGGCCACCGCGGCACGGCGTCGGGTCCGACCCCGTGGGACCACCTGCAGTCGGCGTCGCCGGAGGTCGTGTTCGTGGCGCCGTGCGGCTACGGGCTCGATGCGGCGGCCGCGCAGGCCGGCACCGTCGTGGACCGGCTGCCGGGCGTCGAGGTCTGGGCTGTCGACGGCAACGCGGTCGTGGTGCGGCCCGGACCACGGCTGGTCGACGGCGTCGAGGCGATGGCAGCAGCCCTGCACCCCGACCGCTGCGGGGACCACCCGGCCGCGCGGTTCGTCCGTCGCATCGCCTGA
- a CDS encoding adenylate/guanylate cyclase domain-containing protein: MADPTPEHGADSGGDDAFDPAILIEVAGSYLLGETPSLTRREVAERSGVELDVAVALWRSLGFPEIGDDKVAFTPSDVEAINITRRLTELHVLQPDMIQTFVRAMGQSFARLADWQTRLLLSSLGDDEDALPLELLSEVVPLVEEVQAYIWRRHLVSAASRILLRSSTDATGLPLAVGFVDIVGYTSRSRQMSARDLAVLVDGFEQVVTDLVVDHGGQVIKTIGDEVLYTVDDPAQAALLALELIGRHEEDEAFPLVRVGTAYGQVLSRLGDVYGPVVNIASRLTSVARPGRALVDVELARLLRGDERFRLKRTRNRSVKGYEHLEPWALKHPRDRSDD; the protein is encoded by the coding sequence GTGGCCGACCCCACCCCCGAGCACGGCGCCGACTCCGGGGGTGACGACGCCTTCGACCCGGCCATCCTCATCGAGGTGGCCGGGTCGTACCTGTTGGGCGAGACCCCCAGCCTGACCCGGCGGGAGGTGGCGGAGCGGTCCGGTGTCGAGCTCGACGTCGCGGTGGCGCTGTGGCGCTCGCTGGGGTTCCCCGAGATCGGCGACGACAAGGTGGCCTTCACGCCGTCGGACGTCGAGGCGATCAACATCACCCGGCGTCTGACCGAGCTGCACGTCCTGCAGCCCGACATGATCCAGACTTTCGTGCGGGCCATGGGGCAGTCGTTCGCGCGGCTGGCCGACTGGCAGACCCGCCTGCTGCTCAGCTCGCTGGGCGACGACGAGGACGCCCTGCCGCTCGAGCTGCTGTCGGAGGTCGTGCCGCTGGTCGAGGAGGTGCAGGCCTACATCTGGCGGCGCCACCTGGTGAGCGCCGCGAGCCGGATCCTGCTGCGCTCGTCGACCGACGCCACCGGACTGCCGCTGGCGGTCGGCTTCGTCGACATCGTCGGCTACACCTCGCGCAGCCGGCAGATGAGCGCCCGCGACCTCGCGGTGCTGGTCGACGGGTTCGAGCAGGTCGTCACCGATCTGGTGGTCGACCACGGCGGCCAGGTCATCAAGACCATCGGCGACGAGGTGTTGTACACCGTCGACGACCCCGCGCAGGCCGCCCTGCTCGCGCTGGAGCTGATCGGGCGGCACGAGGAGGACGAGGCGTTCCCCCTCGTGCGGGTGGGCACCGCCTACGGCCAGGTGCTCTCGCGACTCGGGGACGTCTACGGGCCGGTGGTGAACATCGCCTCGCGGCTGACCTCGGTGGCCCGTCCCGGTCGCGCGCTGGTCGACGTCGAGCTCGCCCGGCTCCTGCGCGGTGACGAGCGCTTCCGGCTCAAGCGCACCCGCAACCGCTCGGTCAAGGGCTACGAGCACCTCGAGCCCTGGGCCCTCAAGCACCCTCGCGACCGCAGCGACGACTGA
- the rpsR gene encoding 30S ribosomal protein S18 — translation MAKPVIRKPKKKSNPLAVAGVTTIDYKDTALLRKFISDRGKIRARRVTGVSVQEQRLIAKAIKNAREMALLPYTSSSR, via the coding sequence ATGGCCAAGCCCGTCATCCGGAAGCCGAAGAAGAAGAGCAACCCGCTCGCGGTCGCCGGCGTCACCACCATCGACTACAAGGACACCGCGCTGCTGCGCAAGTTCATCTCCGACCGCGGCAAGATCCGCGCGCGTCGGGTCACCGGCGTCTCCGTCCAGGAGCAGCGCCTGATCGCCAAGGCCATCAAGAACGCCCGCGAGATGGCCCTGCTGCCCTACACGTCCAGCAGCCGCTGA
- a CDS encoding cyclic nucleotide-binding domain-containing protein, which produces MASKPDPAIIEALKAVTDFDDETVRALAAHGTFINVPARWSLMWEQTPADKAYIILEGEVVIRRNNADVAELGPGSVLGEIALVNHKLRSASVFALTPLKALHFTDTVIADLVRENQAFGDALRTAAEQRLASD; this is translated from the coding sequence ATGGCGTCGAAGCCAGATCCGGCGATCATCGAGGCCCTGAAGGCCGTCACCGACTTCGATGACGAGACCGTGCGGGCGCTGGCCGCCCACGGCACCTTCATCAACGTGCCGGCCCGGTGGTCCCTGATGTGGGAGCAGACCCCCGCCGACAAGGCGTACATCATCCTCGAGGGTGAGGTCGTCATCCGCCGCAACAACGCCGACGTCGCCGAGCTCGGACCCGGCTCGGTCCTCGGCGAGATCGCGCTGGTCAACCACAAGCTGCGCAGCGCCTCGGTGTTCGCGCTGACGCCCCTGAAGGCACTGCACTTCACCGACACGGTCATCGCCGACCTCGTGCGTGAGAACCAGGCGTTCGGCGACGCGCTGAGGACTGCCGCCGAGCAGCGCCTCGCCTCCGACTGA
- a CDS encoding MATE family efflux transporter — protein sequence MRAPDDVDRQILRIAVPAFAALVTEPLMVLTDTAVVGRLGTTSLAGLAAAGAVLGTVVGLCVFLAYGTTAVVARNAGGGRPDRAAAAAVGGVWLAAGLGVLLGAGIAISAGPVGRALASSPASADAAREYLVVSSLGLPSMLVMLATTGALRGLMDLRTPVVVAVVSNLLNAALSVFLVHGVGWGLAGAAAGTVVAQTVGAVWLVVVVAGHARRHGAGLAPRAADVLDAALRGVPLLVRTGALRAALLIAVAVAATFGDAPLAAHQIAVGLVTLLAFALDALAIAGQTLTGRSLGAGDVVGTRALTRRMMAWGAGFGGAAGLLLLASAPFVARLFTTDPAVLDAAVPAIVAIAVIQPLSGVVFVLDGVLIGAGDGAYLAWAGLLTLAVYAPLAVGVGWAGGGLTWLWVAYGGFILARLLTLVVRERDGRWAVTGA from the coding sequence ATGCGCGCACCCGACGACGTCGACCGGCAGATCCTGCGGATCGCCGTGCCCGCCTTCGCTGCCCTCGTCACCGAGCCCCTGATGGTGCTCACCGACACCGCCGTGGTGGGCCGGCTCGGGACCACCAGCCTGGCCGGCCTGGCCGCCGCCGGCGCCGTGCTCGGCACGGTCGTCGGGCTCTGTGTGTTCCTCGCGTACGGGACCACCGCGGTGGTCGCCCGCAACGCCGGTGGCGGGCGTCCCGACCGCGCTGCGGCAGCGGCGGTCGGCGGTGTCTGGTTGGCGGCCGGCCTGGGGGTGCTCCTGGGAGCCGGCATCGCGATCTCGGCCGGACCGGTCGGACGCGCCCTCGCCAGCTCGCCGGCCTCGGCCGACGCCGCTCGTGAGTACCTGGTGGTGTCGTCGTTGGGCCTGCCGTCGATGCTCGTGATGCTGGCGACCACCGGCGCGCTGAGGGGCCTGATGGACCTGCGCACGCCGGTCGTGGTAGCCGTGGTCTCCAACCTGCTGAACGCCGCACTGAGCGTCTTCCTCGTCCACGGCGTGGGCTGGGGCCTGGCCGGGGCGGCGGCCGGCACCGTCGTCGCCCAGACCGTCGGTGCGGTGTGGCTGGTCGTTGTCGTGGCCGGTCACGCCCGCCGGCACGGCGCCGGACTGGCGCCCCGCGCCGCGGACGTCCTCGACGCGGCACTGCGGGGGGTTCCCCTGCTGGTGCGCACCGGCGCCCTGCGCGCCGCACTGCTGATCGCCGTGGCCGTGGCCGCGACCTTCGGCGACGCTCCGCTGGCCGCCCACCAGATCGCGGTCGGCCTGGTGACCCTGCTCGCGTTCGCCCTCGACGCGCTGGCCATCGCGGGCCAGACCCTCACCGGCCGCTCCCTGGGCGCCGGTGACGTGGTCGGCACCCGTGCCCTCACCCGCCGGATGATGGCGTGGGGGGCCGGCTTCGGCGGGGCGGCCGGTCTGCTCCTGCTGGCCTCCGCACCGTTCGTCGCCCGGTTGTTCACGACCGACCCGGCCGTGCTCGACGCCGCCGTGCCCGCGATCGTCGCCATCGCCGTGATCCAGCCGCTGTCCGGGGTGGTGTTCGTGCTGGACGGGGTGCTGATCGGCGCCGGTGACGGGGCCTACCTGGCCTGGGCCGGCCTGCTCACCCTGGCGGTCTACGCACCCCTGGCCGTGGGCGTCGGGTGGGCCGGCGGCGGCCTGACCTGGCTGTGGGTCGCCTACGGGGGGTTCATCCTGGCGCGTCTGCTGACCCTCGTGGTGCGCGAGCGCGACGGCCGTTGGGCGGTCACCGGCGCCTAG
- a CDS encoding class I SAM-dependent methyltransferase, which yields MSEISARLASVVDALPLVPGMRVVEFGCGPGAAAREVARRLGDGHVLGVDRLSRAIEWAVGGAGVDGATLEFRTGSVETFTLLEGEPPYDLAFAVRVGVLDGRHPDGFAAAVTSIIGALGPGGRLFVDGDEISLGRR from the coding sequence ATGTCCGAGATCTCCGCCCGGCTCGCGTCGGTCGTCGACGCGCTGCCGCTGGTGCCGGGGATGCGGGTCGTGGAGTTCGGGTGCGGACCCGGAGCTGCGGCGCGGGAGGTGGCACGGCGGCTCGGCGACGGTCACGTGCTCGGGGTGGACCGGTTGTCCCGCGCGATCGAGTGGGCCGTCGGTGGTGCCGGTGTCGACGGCGCGACGCTGGAATTCCGGACCGGGTCCGTGGAGACGTTCACCCTCCTCGAGGGGGAGCCACCGTACGATCTCGCTTTCGCCGTCCGCGTCGGCGTCCTCGACGGGCGTCATCCCGACGGGTTCGCCGCGGCGGTCACCTCGATCATCGGGGCGCTGGGGCCGGGGGGCAGGCTGTTCGTCGACGGCGACGAGATCAGCCTCGGGCGACGCTGA
- a CDS encoding NAD-dependent succinate-semialdehyde dehydrogenase has protein sequence MSSDSTPDPQPIVDRVHRQLLIGGQWRDAEGGGTFAVDDPATGETLTHVADASVADGRAALDAAVAAQADWAATAPRDRGEILRRAFEIVSDRTEELAVLMTAEMGKAIAESKAEIGYGAEFFRWFSEEAVRIAGRYSVAPNGATRLLTLKQPVGPCLMITPWNFPFAMGTRKIAPAVAAGCTMVVKPAGLTPLTMLWLADVMTEAGLPPGVLNVVTTKQTGEVMEPIIRDPRLRKLTFTGSTEVGRSLIEQSAEGLLRVSMELGGNAPFVVFDDADLDAAVDGAMLAKMRNVGEACTAANRFIVHEDVAEEFGRRLAERMGALVVGPGLEPGVDVGPLVDRNQQDAVAELVDDAVQAGARVLTGGERPDGPGWFYPPTVLVDVPASARLNREEIFGPVAPVVTFRTEEEGLALANDTEYGLVAYAFTRDHARAVRVYEGLQTGMVGLNQGIVSNPAAPFGGVKASGFGREGGAEGIEEYLETKYVGIAL, from the coding sequence ATGAGTAGTGACAGCACGCCCGACCCGCAGCCGATCGTCGACCGTGTCCACCGCCAGCTGCTGATCGGCGGGCAGTGGCGCGACGCCGAGGGCGGCGGCACCTTCGCCGTCGACGACCCCGCGACCGGCGAGACGCTCACCCACGTGGCCGACGCGAGCGTGGCCGACGGCCGGGCCGCGCTCGACGCCGCGGTGGCCGCCCAGGCCGACTGGGCCGCCACGGCGCCGCGCGACCGCGGCGAGATCCTGCGGCGGGCGTTCGAGATCGTCTCGGACCGCACCGAGGAGCTGGCGGTGCTGATGACCGCCGAGATGGGCAAGGCGATCGCCGAGAGCAAGGCCGAGATCGGCTACGGCGCCGAGTTCTTCCGGTGGTTCTCCGAGGAGGCCGTCCGCATCGCCGGCCGGTACTCGGTCGCCCCGAACGGCGCGACCCGTCTGCTGACCCTGAAGCAGCCGGTCGGGCCGTGCCTGATGATCACGCCGTGGAACTTCCCCTTCGCGATGGGGACCCGCAAGATCGCCCCCGCGGTGGCCGCGGGGTGCACCATGGTCGTCAAGCCCGCCGGGCTCACCCCGCTCACGATGCTGTGGCTCGCCGACGTGATGACCGAGGCCGGCCTGCCGCCGGGTGTGCTCAACGTCGTCACCACGAAGCAGACCGGTGAGGTCATGGAGCCGATCATCCGGGACCCGCGGCTGCGCAAGCTGACCTTCACCGGGTCCACCGAGGTGGGCCGCTCCCTCATCGAGCAGAGCGCCGAGGGTCTGCTGCGCGTGTCGATGGAGCTCGGCGGCAACGCGCCGTTCGTGGTGTTCGACGACGCCGACCTCGATGCCGCCGTCGACGGCGCCATGCTCGCCAAGATGCGCAACGTCGGAGAGGCCTGCACCGCGGCCAACCGGTTCATCGTGCACGAGGACGTGGCCGAGGAGTTCGGCCGGCGGCTGGCCGAGCGCATGGGCGCTCTCGTCGTCGGCCCGGGCCTGGAGCCGGGGGTCGACGTGGGGCCGTTGGTCGACCGCAACCAGCAGGACGCCGTGGCCGAGCTCGTCGACGATGCCGTGCAGGCCGGCGCCCGCGTGCTGACCGGAGGTGAGCGCCCCGACGGGCCCGGCTGGTTCTACCCGCCCACCGTGCTGGTCGACGTCCCCGCCTCCGCCCGACTGAACCGCGAGGAGATCTTCGGCCCCGTCGCCCCCGTCGTCACCTTCCGCACCGAGGAGGAGGGGTTGGCGCTGGCCAACGACACCGAGTACGGCCTGGTGGCGTACGCGTTCACCCGCGACCACGCCCGTGCGGTCCGCGTGTACGAGGGGCTGCAGACCGGCATGGTCGGCCTGAACCAGGGCATCGTGTCGAACCCCGCTGCACCGTTCGGCGGGGTCAAGGCCTCGGGTTTCGGTCGGGAGGGCGGCGCCGAGGGCATCGAGGAGTACCTGGAGACGAAGTACGTCGGCATCGCCCTGTGA
- the dnaB gene encoding replicative DNA helicase, whose amino-acid sequence MSVADLYPAEPEDDTGPGRVPPQDVAAEQSVLGAMLLSKNAIDPATDQLQSRDFYRPAHEQIFDTIADLANRGEPADAITVAAELQRRGELARVGGAPYLHTLVSGVPTAANVDYYAEIVHEKAVLRRLVEVGTHIQQIGYDQTGQVTELVDRAQAAVLDVDGRAGGEDYRTVADLMPETVQEIEDIASRDGEMAGVESGFPDLDKYTTGFRPGQMIVVAARPGVGKSTIGLDFVRAASIRQNIPSAIFSLEMTGAEIAMRMLSAEAKVSIAHMRGGSTNKFDWDAISRTMPRVMGAPIVIDDSPNMTMPDIRSKARRIKKQHGLGLVVIDYLQLMTSGKRVENRQVEVSEFSRQIKLLAKELEVPIVAISQLNRGSEQRTDKTPQLSDLRESGSIEQDADMVMLLSRPDMQGGGESDRPGEADIIVAKNRSGPAGVKVAVTFQGHYSRFTPMARDVEPAAGATAAGDFY is encoded by the coding sequence GTGAGCGTGGCGGACCTGTACCCGGCAGAACCCGAGGACGACACCGGACCCGGCCGTGTACCCCCGCAGGACGTCGCGGCCGAGCAGAGCGTCCTGGGCGCGATGCTGCTGTCCAAGAACGCCATCGACCCCGCCACGGACCAGCTGCAGAGCCGAGACTTCTACCGGCCCGCGCACGAGCAGATCTTCGACACCATCGCCGACCTGGCCAACCGGGGTGAGCCGGCCGACGCCATCACGGTGGCCGCCGAGCTGCAGCGGCGCGGTGAGCTCGCCCGGGTCGGGGGCGCACCGTACCTGCACACCCTGGTCTCCGGCGTCCCCACCGCGGCCAACGTCGACTACTACGCCGAGATCGTGCACGAGAAGGCCGTCCTGCGGCGACTCGTCGAGGTCGGCACGCACATCCAGCAGATCGGCTACGACCAGACCGGTCAGGTCACCGAGCTGGTCGACCGGGCCCAGGCCGCCGTCCTCGACGTCGACGGCCGCGCCGGCGGCGAGGACTACCGCACGGTCGCCGACCTCATGCCCGAGACGGTGCAGGAGATCGAGGACATCGCCAGCCGCGACGGCGAGATGGCCGGCGTCGAGTCGGGGTTCCCCGACCTCGACAAGTACACCACCGGGTTCCGGCCCGGTCAGATGATCGTCGTCGCCGCCCGTCCGGGTGTCGGCAAGTCCACGATCGGGCTCGACTTCGTGCGGGCCGCCTCGATCCGGCAGAACATCCCCTCGGCCATTTTCTCCTTGGAGATGACCGGCGCCGAGATCGCCATGCGCATGCTGTCCGCCGAGGCCAAGGTCAGCATCGCCCACATGCGCGGCGGGTCCACCAACAAGTTCGACTGGGACGCCATCAGCCGCACCATGCCGCGGGTCATGGGCGCGCCGATCGTCATCGACGACTCCCCCAACATGACCATGCCCGACATCCGCTCCAAGGCGCGACGCATCAAGAAGCAGCACGGCCTGGGCCTGGTCGTCATCGACTACCTGCAGCTGATGACGTCGGGCAAGCGGGTCGAGAACCGTCAGGTCGAGGTCAGCGAGTTCAGCCGCCAGATCAAGCTGCTCGCCAAGGAGCTCGAGGTGCCCATCGTGGCCATCAGCCAGCTCAACCGAGGCTCCGAGCAGCGCACCGACAAGACCCCCCAGCTGTCGGACCTGCGTGAGTCCGGCTCGATCGAGCAGGACGCCGACATGGTCATGCTGCTCAGCCGGCCCGACATGCAAGGTGGCGGCGAGTCCGACCGCCCGGGTGAGGCCGACATCATCGTGGCCAAGAACCGTTCCGGTCCGGCCGGCGTCAAGGTGGCCGTGACCTTCCAGGGCCACTACTCGCGGTTCACACCGATGGCGCGCGACGTCGAGCCCGCCGCCGGGGCCACCGCGGCCGGCGACTTCTACTGA
- a CDS encoding DedA family protein, giving the protein MTLLDLIASEIPIENRPDGLAGVMVDLMDRLGLLGAAIAVGLDNLFPPIPSEIVLPLAGFAASQGVFSLTGALVATTVGSVVGAIVLYWLGRGFGRDRAVTVFDKVPLLKVSDLERTEAWFHRHGGKAVFFGRMVPIFRSLISLPAGVERMNFWYFVTLTTAGSAIWNAIFVVAGFRLGSDWESVEPYAETFQLVVIVLVLVVVGGFVTMRLLEQRRKRA; this is encoded by the coding sequence GTGACCCTACTGGATCTGATCGCGTCCGAGATCCCCATCGAGAACCGTCCTGACGGCCTCGCCGGGGTGATGGTCGACCTGATGGACCGGCTGGGACTGCTCGGTGCGGCGATCGCCGTGGGGCTCGACAACCTCTTCCCCCCGATCCCCAGCGAGATCGTCCTGCCGCTGGCCGGCTTCGCCGCGAGCCAAGGGGTGTTCAGCCTCACCGGTGCCCTGGTCGCGACCACGGTCGGCTCCGTGGTCGGAGCGATCGTCCTGTACTGGCTGGGGCGCGGCTTCGGCCGCGACCGGGCCGTGACGGTGTTCGACAAGGTCCCGCTGCTCAAGGTCTCGGACCTGGAGCGGACCGAGGCGTGGTTCCACCGGCACGGCGGCAAGGCGGTGTTCTTCGGCCGGATGGTGCCGATCTTCCGCAGCCTGATCTCCCTCCCGGCCGGCGTGGAGCGGATGAACTTCTGGTACTTCGTGACCCTGACCACCGCGGGCAGCGCCATCTGGAACGCGATCTTCGTGGTCGCGGGGTTCCGGCTCGGCTCGGACTGGGAGTCCGTGGAGCCGTACGCGGAGACCTTTCAGCTGGTCGTCATCGTGCTGGTGCTGGTCGTGGTCGGCGGCTTCGTGACGATGCGGCTGCTGGAGCAGCGCCGGAAGCGGGCCTGA
- the rplI gene encoding 50S ribosomal protein L9, producing MKLILTHEVTNLGAPGDIVEVKDGYGRNYLLPRNFAIRWSKGAARQVESIKAGRDARAVHDLDEAKAIRSRLEAGPVNLPVRAGEGGRLFGAVTVADIADALAAAGGQVDKRRIEVGNPIKSLGAHTVSVRVHAEVTATVKLNVVASK from the coding sequence ATGAAGCTCATCCTCACCCACGAGGTCACGAACCTCGGCGCCCCCGGCGACATCGTCGAGGTCAAGGACGGCTACGGCCGCAACTACCTGCTGCCCCGCAACTTCGCCATCCGGTGGAGCAAGGGCGCGGCCCGGCAGGTCGAGTCCATCAAGGCCGGGCGCGACGCCCGTGCCGTGCACGACCTCGACGAGGCCAAGGCCATCCGCTCGCGGCTCGAGGCCGGACCGGTCAACCTGCCGGTGCGTGCCGGTGAGGGCGGCCGGCTGTTCGGCGCCGTCACCGTCGCCGACATCGCCGACGCGCTGGCCGCCGCCGGCGGTCAGGTCGACAAGCGTCGCATCGAGGTCGGCAACCCGATCAAGTCGCTCGGCGCCCACACGGTGTCGGTGCGGGTGCACGCCGAGGTGACCGCCACGGTCAAGCTCAACGTGGTGGCGTCCAAGTAG
- a CDS encoding LysE/ArgO family amino acid transporter gives MIALVVSGFATGLSLIVAIGAQNAFVLRQGIRREHVGVVVAICVVADAALILAGVAGIGTLVERAPAVLEVVRVAGVVFLLGYAALALRRAVRPGVLRAGDTTTPTRRGTAVATVLALTLLNPHVYLDTVLLLGSIASTHGSDGRWWFATGAVLGSTVWFVALGFGARWLAPVFARPAAWRVLDGAIAVVMVLIAVSVARG, from the coding sequence GTGATCGCCCTCGTGGTGTCCGGCTTCGCCACCGGCTTGTCCCTCATCGTCGCCATCGGTGCGCAGAACGCCTTCGTCCTGCGCCAGGGGATCCGCCGGGAACACGTGGGGGTCGTCGTCGCCATCTGCGTCGTGGCGGACGCCGCCCTGATCCTGGCGGGAGTGGCGGGCATCGGCACGTTGGTCGAGCGGGCGCCGGCCGTGCTGGAGGTCGTCCGGGTCGCCGGTGTCGTGTTCCTGCTGGGCTACGCCGCGCTGGCGCTGCGGCGGGCGGTCCGGCCGGGCGTCCTGCGAGCTGGTGACACCACGACGCCGACCCGCCGTGGCACCGCGGTGGCGACGGTGCTGGCCCTGACCCTGCTCAACCCGCACGTGTACCTGGACACCGTGCTGCTGCTGGGGTCGATCGCCAGCACCCACGGGAGCGACGGGCGTTGGTGGTTCGCCACCGGTGCCGTCCTGGGCAGCACGGTGTGGTTCGTCGCCCTCGGGTTCGGCGCGAGATGGCTCGCTCCGGTGTTCGCCCGCCCGGCGGCGTGGCGGGTGCTCGACGGCGCGATCGCGGTCGTGATGGTCTTGATCGCCGTCAGCGTCGCCCGAGGCTGA